The following DNA comes from Rhea pennata isolate bPtePen1 chromosome 7, bPtePen1.pri, whole genome shotgun sequence.
TAACTGCTGTCAATTCTTATAGACGAATTCTAAACCTGAAAAGCATGTCTAATGAAAATCtaacaaattaacaaaaaattctcaggaaatgaaatattcttttagTAACAATCAAGActatattcttttatttgaaattctaGTTAGATAAATACTAAGAGATATCTagattcatttaaatatttattttacaatctttttaacaaaatactttttttcaaatacaacatcaggaaaaagtattttattaaagattCTGTGAAAAGTCTCTTAATTTGGTAACTTTTTCTAGATGAATCAATAGTTGAAAGTTCCTATtgggtgtttttattttatttcaagcactaaaacaaaaacattactACTGACTGCTAGTTCTCCCTTACTCAACTCATGATAACACAAGAGGCTGGCGAGGGTTCCAAGAGTCTCAATCTCAGCCATTTCCTATAGCCATATCCCTTATCATCTTTATCATCATTGTTGTCTCttacctccttttttttattcttcaacATGTTCTGGAATTTAGACAATTCCTTCTCCTGTTCTGCTTTGATACGTTTTGCTTCATCTCTTAAACGGTTTGTGTGTTCCTGTTCCAAACGCTCTATTGtctgtttctgttgcttttctagattttctatttcttgaTCATACTGCCGTTTTTTACTCTGTAAAAATGATTCCATTTAATTAGATGTTGTTTTCAGAATGCTAAGTACAGTATATAAGTACAGTGACACAAGCTGAGCATTCACCATAATGCAAAACATTGTCATTGGTGGCTCCCTTTTCATACTCTGTGCTACAACAGcaatcacagaagaaaaggcttGTACTACTGCGAGTAGTCTTCTACCTGCTCCATCAGGACAACATCTTTAAGGGTGTTAGTTTAACCTCAAAAAGCTATGTATTTTCTTGGTACCAAAACAAAGGAACTCACTGTCATTTCCTGTTCAAAACGCCTGTACATCTGTTCTCGCTGTTGCAAGAGTTTATTACTGAGCTGCTGTTgagctctctgctcttccttctgaagaagtctcagctctctcagctctTGACGcctaataatgaaaaagaactttttaataTTGATAGGAcaataaaaggggaaaatttcaagaaaaaatttCGACTTAAGTTCAGTAGTTTTGAATTGATTTTgtgtgtcattttaaaaaacactttcaagTAACAAAAAACTGAATTCAACCCCCAAACATTACAGAAATAAGCCAATTAGCAGTCTCCTcttattcaaaaagaaaaaaaaaagttgctatGTTCTAGACACTAAAACCTCTTGTAATATCTACTGTTAAAAAGGCTTACCGTAGAAATCgcatttcttcactttttgaGTCATTTTCAGTAACTATTTTTGATGTGGTCACACTCACTTCTACTCCATCAACAACAAACTTGCgagttttctttaatgttttcttttgtcttctagTTTCCTGAATAAAATATTGGTTAATTATTCCGTGCTTAAGTCAGtcatattccttttttattaatattaaaatacttcagatatttttctagAGGCCTAACGGGTAGCAACCAAGAGTGCACAATTATCAGGTAACTCACTTATCAACTGAGCACTTGGAAAACTAGATACTGTAACTTTCTTCAGTCACCAAAGGAAAAACACGATTATCGATCATTTAAATTGTCATtcagtggggggaaaaaaatctagacaATCTCTCAACAGAGCTGGATACGTTCTATTTTCTAGAGTTGAAGACAGTTGCATTACTGTGTGCTTTTGCCCATAATTTTCCCAGTCAGCAAAAGggatttaattctgaaaaacaaatcaaaactgaaCAGTGATTTACTCACCTTCCTATTTCTGCTCTGGAAGTAAGTTAGGATAAcaagtttgtatttttgtcattataTGTTACTAATCAATAATCAATTACATGATAATCTTACTAAGAGAACTGAACAAATTTGCACTTCCCAGAGCTGCTACCTCTTCATTACAATACAAAAGAAACCTCAGCAGAAATCGGGTCTCCATTTCGCTAGGACTACGGCAAACACATCAAAGTCATGCTTGCATAGCTATGCCAAggtgcaacttttttttttttttttttttttttttttttttttttttaaacagatggtTACACAGATAATATCCTAGTATATTAGTGtaaggataaaaataaagttcataTCTGGGAACGTGCTTTATCTGGATAAGTACGTATATACTGGCATTATTGTTTCAATTTTAGTACAACCCAAGCAGTACAGTTTTGACCACATTGAAATTCCCAGTAAGAATGATTCACTTTTTTTATATGttagtttacatttttaaatataattatgcaatgaaacaggaaaattacTAGCATCTTTGTCGCTACTTGTTTGCTGCATAACTGCACAAAACCTAGACATCATTAGTGCATTTCAGAATACCTCAGTTTCTGCAGATTCATATATTCCATAGTGCTATACTAGTTTTTCACTAGATAATTTTCCTAGTTTCAAAGGTAAAACTCAAAGATGATTTTAGGGTCAAAATGATGTAAGATCTGATACAAGAAGTATATGGTTGCTTATACTTACTTGTAAAGATATTGATCCTGtctctttgtttttactgaGGAAGCTAGAAATGGACAAGTTCAAATCAATGCTGCTGTTATCAGCTGCAGAACCAGTGCCTGAATCTGCATCATTTTCCTTTAGTGTCTCTGATTCCAGCTGCTGTAATGTTTCAGTATTATTTTGATTATCTGTTTtaactttttcctcattttcttcgGTGCTAATGCTAATACTGGGAACCGGAGTGAGCTCAGAGTCATCGGCTTGTTCATCTTCTGTACCTTGAAGCTTATTCTTTACTAGTTCATCTGAAGTAATTTCTGAAGGTTTTTTCTCTACTTGAGTACTGCTTGTCTGGATAGTCTCATGTCTGCGCCCTTCTGCATCCTGGTCCGTCTCAGTTGGTTTATCCACCACTTTATCAGGAATATCCTCAGGCTTACTCTCTATTGCCTTCTGGTCTGTGTCTTCTTTTTCAGAGTCTTTGATCTTACTTTCCTCCATGTtgcttattttacaaatatcctcattttcactttcttccagtttcttcTCTACTTCGATTGTTTTATCTTGGCTTTTAGACACTGTTTCCTCAGAGCTGATTATCTCATGGACCTGCGCAGGCTGACTTTCTGCTAGCTTATCCTCTGTCTCAGATATTTTATGCCCATCACTGATCTGAGTTTCACCATTACTGCCTATGTCCTGATTATTGTCAACTCCAAGGCTTATTAGTTCCTTTTCTTCATCAGATGTTTTATCCTGAGCGTTAGCTAAAATTTCTGTAGTGGTGTCCATCACCACTTCTTTCTGAGCTTTGTCTTTATCTTCCTTTtgctctgcagtattttctacAGTGacctctctgtttttattttctggaatatctgctctgttttccttctcctctttttcacCAGTTTCCTTAGAAAAGGCTTCCCCAGTGTCAatgctcttttcagttgtgggTGCTAttatcagtttattttcttccatctgtttATTTccaatgtctttttctttctctatttttaagttGTGTTCATcctttatttctggttttgtaaCCATATCAgcttcattctttcctttctggagTTCAGTATCTTCATGTGCTTCCTCTAGTCTTTCTatattcttttcagttgccaATATTTTGCCTTGCTCACCTTTATCAGTGGGCACAGAACCATTCTGCACTTTCATATTGCCAACAGTAGTATCACATATGTTATCAGCTGCTTCCCCAAATTTAATGTCCTCAGATTCATCTCCAGTTGTTTTATCATCTGGAAAtacaatgctgtttttctcttcgGTTGCattactttctgttttctcagaaaGAGATTCCAGAACAGAGGCGTTCTGTGAAAGTTTATCCTCTTCAGAGCTGGCAATACTAAGGTCAGAGGATGCACGCTTGTCTGCAGGTAACTGCTAAAAAtgttaaaggaagaaaaatatttaatcattcTCTAGTTTAAGTAAAACACagttctattaaaaatacttgaa
Coding sequences within:
- the SLK gene encoding STE20-like serine/threonine-protein kinase isoform X2, whose product is MSFFNFRKIFKLGGEKKKKQYEHVKRDLNPEEFWEIIGELGDGAFGKVFKAQNKETKVLAAAKVIDTKSEEELEDYMVEIDILASCDHPNIVKLLDAFYYENNLWILIEFCAGGAVDAVMLELERPLTEPQIKVVCRQTLEALNYLHENKIIHRDLKAGNILFTLDGDIKLADFGVSAKNTRTIQRRDSFIGTPYWMAPEVVMCETSKDRPYDYKADIWSLGITLIEMAQIEPPHHELNPMRVLLKIAKSDPPTLAQPSKWSSDFKDFLKKCLEKNVDARWSAAQLLQHPFVTVTSNKPIRELIAEAKAEVTEEVEDGKDEDEEEETENSLLPADKRASSDLSIASSEEDKLSQNASVLESLSEKTESNATEEKNSIVFPDDKTTGDESEDIKFGEAADNICDTTVGNMKVQNGSVPTDKGEQGKILATEKNIERLEEAHEDTELQKGKNEADMVTKPEIKDEHNLKIEKEKDIGNKQMEENKLIIAPTTEKSIDTGEAFSKETGEKEEKENRADIPENKNREVTVENTAEQKEDKDKAQKEVVMDTTTEILANAQDKTSDEEKELISLGVDNNQDIGSNGETQISDGHKISETEDKLAESQPAQVHEIISSEETVSKSQDKTIEVEKKLEESENEDICKISNMEESKIKDSEKEDTDQKAIESKPEDIPDKVVDKPTETDQDAEGRRHETIQTSSTQVEKKPSEITSDELVKNKLQGTEDEQADDSELTPVPSISISTEENEEKVKTDNQNNTETLQQLESETLKENDADSGTGSAADNSSIDLNLSISSFLSKNKETGSISLQETRRQKKTLKKTRKFVVDGVEVSVTTSKIVTENDSKSEEMRFLRRQELRELRLLQKEEQRAQQQLSNKLLQQREQMYRRFEQEMTSKKRQYDQEIENLEKQQKQTIERLEQEHTNRLRDEAKRIKAEQEKELSKFQNMLKNKKKEEQEFVQKQQQELDASLKKIIQQQKTELATIERDCLNNKQQLMRAREAAIWELEERHLQEKHQLLKQQLKDQYFMQRHQLLKRHEKETEQMQRYNQRLIEELKNKQTQERARLPKIQRSEAKTRMAMFKKSLRINSLASPDQDREKIKQFAVQEEKRQKNERLAQHQKHENQMRDLQLQCEANIRELHQLQNEKCHLLVEHETQKLKELDEEHSQELKEWREKLRPRKKTLEEEFARKLQEQEVFFKMTGESECLNPSTQSRISKFYPIPSLHSTGS
- the SLK gene encoding STE20-like serine/threonine-protein kinase isoform X1, whose protein sequence is MSFFNFRKIFKLGGEKKKKQYEHVKRDLNPEEFWEIIGELGDGAFGKVFKAQNKETKVLAAAKVIDTKSEEELEDYMVEIDILASCDHPNIVKLLDAFYYENNLWILIEFCAGGAVDAVMLELERPLTEPQIKVVCRQTLEALNYLHENKIIHRDLKAGNILFTLDGDIKLADFGVSAKNTRTIQRRDSFIGTPYWMAPEVVMCETSKDRPYDYKADIWSLGITLIEMAQIEPPHHELNPMRVLLKIAKSDPPTLAQPSKWSSDFKDFLKKCLEKNVDARWSAAQLLQHPFVTVTSNKPIRELIAEAKAEVTEEVEDGKDEDEEEETENSLQLPADKRASSDLSIASSEEDKLSQNASVLESLSEKTESNATEEKNSIVFPDDKTTGDESEDIKFGEAADNICDTTVGNMKVQNGSVPTDKGEQGKILATEKNIERLEEAHEDTELQKGKNEADMVTKPEIKDEHNLKIEKEKDIGNKQMEENKLIIAPTTEKSIDTGEAFSKETGEKEEKENRADIPENKNREVTVENTAEQKEDKDKAQKEVVMDTTTEILANAQDKTSDEEKELISLGVDNNQDIGSNGETQISDGHKISETEDKLAESQPAQVHEIISSEETVSKSQDKTIEVEKKLEESENEDICKISNMEESKIKDSEKEDTDQKAIESKPEDIPDKVVDKPTETDQDAEGRRHETIQTSSTQVEKKPSEITSDELVKNKLQGTEDEQADDSELTPVPSISISTEENEEKVKTDNQNNTETLQQLESETLKENDADSGTGSAADNSSIDLNLSISSFLSKNKETGSISLQETRRQKKTLKKTRKFVVDGVEVSVTTSKIVTENDSKSEEMRFLRRQELRELRLLQKEEQRAQQQLSNKLLQQREQMYRRFEQEMTSKKRQYDQEIENLEKQQKQTIERLEQEHTNRLRDEAKRIKAEQEKELSKFQNMLKNKKKEEQEFVQKQQQELDASLKKIIQQQKTELATIERDCLNNKQQLMRAREAAIWELEERHLQEKHQLLKQQLKDQYFMQRHQLLKRHEKETEQMQRYNQRLIEELKNKQTQERARLPKIQRSEAKTRMAMFKKSLRINSLASPDQDREKIKQFAVQEEKRQKNERLAQHQKHENQMRDLQLQCEANIRELHQLQNEKCHLLVEHETQKLKELDEEHSQELKEWREKLRPRKKTLEEEFARKLQEQEVFFKMTGESECLNPSTQSRISKFYPIPSLHSTGS